Proteins encoded by one window of Vigna radiata var. radiata cultivar VC1973A chromosome 5, Vradiata_ver6, whole genome shotgun sequence:
- the LOC106761522 gene encoding heavy metal-associated isoprenylated plant protein 24 has protein sequence MGVQGTLEYFSDLLSSTKKKKKKQMQTVALKIRMDCEGCARKVKHVLSDVKGAKSVEVDLKQQKATVTGYVEAKKVLKAAQSTKKKVELWPYVPYTMVANPYVSQAYDKKAPPNMVRKVADTANLSETTVDDRYIQIFSDENPNACSIM, from the exons ATGGGAGTGCAAGGAACTTTGGAATACTTCTCCGACTTACTCAGCAGcaccaagaagaagaagaagaagcaaatgcaAACTGTAGCTCTGAAAATCAGAATGGACTGTGAAGGATGTGCACGGAAGGTTAAACATGTTCTTTCTGATGTTAAAg GAGCTAAATCGGTGGAAGTGGACTTGAAGCAGCAGAAAGCAACGGTGACAGGGTATGTTGAGGCAAAGAAAGTTCTTAAGGCTGCTCAATCTACTAAGAAGAAGGTTGAACTTTGGCCATACGTTCCCTACACTATGGTGGCTAACCCTTATGTTTCTCAGGCCTACGATAAGAAGGCACCTCCTAATATGGTGAGGAAGGTGGCTGACACTGCCAACTTGTCAGAAACCACCGTGGACGACCGCTACATACAAATCTTCAGTGATGAAAACCCAAATGCCTGCTCTATCATGTAA
- the LOC106761486 gene encoding LOB domain-containing protein 36, giving the protein MSSSFSSSNSPCAACKIQRRKCTQECVFAPYFPPDNPQRFAYVHKVFGASNVAKLLNELNAAQREDAVKSLAYEAEARLRDPVYGCVGLISILQHRLKQLQTELHHAKKELASYIGPHAMLPPPPPPPPQPRTFSLFPFKAPPPPHQDLFAFTDDGASASHSSHAAFNHLAVLSPTLASDHAFPHPPTHPLALPHHQHLMLSPMQSKPQTDPA; this is encoded by the exons ATGTCCTCTTCTTTCTCCTCCTCCAATTCGCCCTGCGCCGCCTGCAAGATTCAGCGCCGGAAGTGCACGCAGGAGTGCGTCTTCGCGCCCTATTTTCCGCCGGACAACCCGCAGCGCTTTGCCTACGTCCACAAGGTCTTCGGTGCCAGCAACGTCGCAAAGCTTCTCAACGAACTCAACGCGGCGCAGCGGGAGGACGCGGTTAAGTCACTCGCCTACGAGGCCGAGGCGCGTCTGCGGGACCCCGTTTATGGCTGCGTCGGTCTCATCTCCATCCTCCAGCACCGCCTCAAGCAGTTGCAGACCGAGCTCCACCACGCTAAGAAGGAACTCGCCTCCTACATCGGACCCCACGCCATGCTCCCTCCTCCTCCTCCGCCTCCTCCGCAACCGCGCACCTTCTCTCTCTTTCCCTTCAAAGCGCCACCTCCTCCTCATCAGGATCTTTTCGCCTTCACCGACGACGGTGCTTCCGCTTCTCACTCTTCCCACGCCGCCTTCAACCACCTCGCCGTTCTCTCGCCTACCCTCGCCTCCGATCACGCCTTCCCTCACCCACCCACCCATCCTCTCGCTCTTCCGCACCACCAACACCTAATGCTCTCCCCTATGCAATCCAAGCCCCAGACCGACCCTG CTTAA